The Mytilus trossulus isolate FHL-02 chromosome 3, PNRI_Mtr1.1.1.hap1, whole genome shotgun sequence genome contains a region encoding:
- the LOC134711969 gene encoding uncharacterized protein LOC134711969, whose translation MDFTKNCRLMGQPYVYKHATNLIKTLNKQREDRPDLCDVTIIIEGKELKAHWCVLMTCPYFESMYNSGLAEKTSGKVTIHIGKTYAVENVLQYLYLGNIEMSMSNLEDILEVADYLQCFDLKKLCNEFLASQPMDSKSCVKICLISSLYDLAIHDEAMRFMKGHLKQVFQDEDILTLTHDSVLSLLSDETLSYVSQDSFLQFLLRWLKFDIDNRRKDAFQLFLALKFENVSNESLNQVLTDNELDGLFPTNDINAILEQRNNGTNPILQTSDIVILGGGVFFDKLNFGQPKEVILSSSSKKMYAFNLDEQKWTNLWTMPLPLERPVIRVSEDRRIHVMNLLGPARSEFSCFNRYDMHIFEIASKSWKTIKIEKDRHLIGFYLHDFILCGKRIFLLGRGFKQFSTTEESCKLMEVKDDGSIETQVLFDCNAKDNFYCSNLDSEKIVIVCEWFHKKTFSIKYYNLDTHAMTEPTRAKSCSSTISFTKILMYKGDIIQLDLKRRMMRKFSPNNNTWFCYPKITTPPIELSKSAMYTFCNDNLYVFGGDKSKSAYKYICKKKIWVELDDIPVTTGLYNSGVCVSTVASDLVACHPNCPHCYYNPKDSGVTYAESEHSDASYRDSDDDEDEYDWDNDYDEEEEEYSRSSDCVLM comes from the exons ATGGATTTTACAAAGAACTGCAGATTGATGGGGCAACCCTATGTGTACAAGCATGCCACTAACTTAATCAAGACATTAAACAAGCAAAGAGAGGATCGTCCTGATCTCTGTGATGTTACTATCATTATTGAAGGAAAG GAACTGAAAGCCCACTGGTGTGTTCTTATGACCTGTCCTTATTTTGAATCAATGTACAACAGTGGATTAGCAGAGAAAACTTCAG gAAAAGTCACCATCCATATAGGAAAGACATATGCAGTAGAGAATGTATTGCAATATTTGTACCTTGGAAATATAGAGATGTCAATGTCTAACTTAGAAGATATTCTTGAAGTTGCTGATTATTTACAGTGTTTTGACCTTAAAAAATTATGCAATGAATTTCTAGCCTCGCAACCAATGGACTCAAAATCTTGTGTCAAGATCTGTCTAATTTCATCTCTTTATGATTTAGCTATTCATGATGAAGCAATGAGATTTATGAAAGGTCATTTGAAACAAGTTTTTCAAGATGAAGACATTTTAACCCTGACACATGATTCTGTTTTATCATTATTGAGTGATGAAACACTGAGCTACGTTTCACAAGATTCCTTTCTCCAATTTTTACTACGTTGGCTAAAGTTTGATATAGATAACAGGCGTAAAGATGCTTTTCAATTATTCTTAgctttgaaatttgaaaatgtatcaaatgaaagtttaaATCAGGTTTTGACAGATAATGAATTAGATGGACTTTTTCCGACAAATGATATCAATGCTATACTAGAGCAAAGGAATAATGGAACCAATCCTATATTACAAACCAGTGACATAGTTATATTGGGAGGGGGTGTTTTCTTTGATAAATTGAATTTTGGTCAACCTAAAGAAGTTATCCTTAGTTCTAGTAGTAAAAAGATGTATGCTTTTAATCTTGATGAACAGAAATGGACAAATCTTTGGACTATGCCGTTACCTTTAGAACGTCCAGTTATAAGAGTCAGTGAGGACAGAAGAATACATGTGATGAACCTGTTAGGTCCAGCTAGATCAGAATTTAGTTGTTTTAACCGTTATGATATGCATATCTTTGAAATAGCAAGTAAAAGctggaaaacaattaaaatagagAAAGACCGACATTTAATAGGATTTTATCTTCATGATTTTATTCTGTGTGGTAAAAGAATATTTCTGTTAGGTAGAGGATTTAAACAGTTTAGCACTACAGAAGAAAGCTGTAAACTGATGGAAGTCAAGGATGATGGTTCAATTGAAACACAGGTTCTCTTTGATTGTAATGCAAAAGATAATTTCTATTGTAGCAACTTAGATTCTGAAAAGATTGTAATAGTATGTGAATGGTTTCACAAAAAGACATTCTCTATCAAATATTACAATTTGGATACACATGCCATGACTGAACCTACCCGTGCGAAGTCGTGCAGTTCAACTATTTCATTCACAAAGATTTTAATGTACAAAGGAGATATCATTCAGCTAGATCTTAAACGGAGAATGATGAGGAAATTTAGCCCAAATAACAATACATGGTTTTGCTACCCTAAGATCACAACTCCACCTATCGAATTGTCAAAAAGTGCAATGTATACCTTCTGTAATGATAACTTGTATGTTTTTGGAGGTGACAAGTCTAAGAGTGCATACAAGTATATTTGTAAGAAGAAGATATGGGTTGAGCTAGATGACATACCAGTGACCACTGGTCTTTACAATAGTGGTGTCTGTGTGTCCACCGTAGCCTCTGACCTTGTGGCATGTCATCCAAACTGTCCACATTGTTACTATAATCCGAAGGATTCAGGTGTGACTTACGCAGAAAGTGAACATTCTGATGCTAGTTATCGGGACTCTGATGATGATGAGGATGAATATGATTGGGATAATGACTATGATGAAGAAGAGGAAGAATATTCGAGGAGTTCAGATTGTGTGTTGATGTGA
- the LOC134710900 gene encoding zinc finger MYM-type protein 1-like codes for MVENCNNSKFFTLIADETTDTSTREQISVYLRYLERDTITNKISVKKDFLDFTMATSTTGEHLAELLIETLISAVIIAMNMRTQGYDGAANMSGIYKGVQARTCEMVPGAMYVHCKTHCLNLSIVHSCKDTSVRNVMSTVQEVAFSFDYSSKKLQAFYQDLNSDATTKENMEKRTKLRTLCETRWTSRADVLNTFKASFPVVVHALERLRENGDDKAGQYLASITRFEFVIALIVSEHILQSMVYQWKYLQGIECDLLEATKECRTVIEMLRTERSDEAVWNEIYQTTLDLSEPFDIVENNPEVMRSTDNQSQSP; via the coding sequence ATGGTTGAAAACTGCAACAATAgtaaatttttcacattaatCGCAGACGAAACAACTGACACTTCAACCCGTGAACAGATATCTGTATATCTACGCTACTTGGAGAGAGACACTAtcacaaacaaaatatctgTTAAGAAAGACTTTCTAGATTTCACGATGGCCACCAGCACTACAGGTGAGCATTTGGCGGAACTTTTGATTGAAACTTTGATCAGTGCAGTCATCATTGCAATGAATATGAGGACACAGGGCTACGATGGGGCCGCCAATATGTCTGGTATATATAAAGGGGTTCAAGCAAGAACATGTGAAATGGTTCCGGGTGCTATGTATGTTCATTGTAAAACTCACTGCTTGAATTTGTCCATAGTCCATAGTTGTAAAGATACATCGGTTAGAAATGTAATGTCGACCGTACAGGAAGTTGCCTTTTCGTTCGATTATTCATCTAAAAAACTTCAAGCGTTTTACCAAGATTTGAACTCCGATGCaactacaaaagaaaatatggaaaagcGGACCAAATTGCGAACCCTTTGCGAAACACGATGGACGAGTCGAGCCGACGTTCTTAACACTTTTAAAGCATCGTTTCCGGTGGTGGTTCATGCATTGGAACGATTGCGAGAAAATGGAGATGACAAAGCCGGACAGTACCTTGCCTCTATAACCagatttgaatttgtaattGCTCTTATAGTTTCGGAGCACATTTTACAGAGTATGGTATATCAATGGAAATATCTGCAAGGTATAGAATGTGATCTGTTAGAGGCTACGAAAGAATGTAGAACAGTTATAGAGATGTTACGGACCGAACGCAGCGATGAAGCTGTTTGGAATGAAATTTACCAAACAACATTAGATTTATCGGAACCATTTGATATTGTGGAAAATAATCCCGAGGTGATGCGGTCGACAGACAACCAGAGCCAATCGCCCTGA